From the genome of Ciona intestinalis chromosome 4, KH, whole genome shotgun sequence:
AATGTGGCGCTCGGGACAGCGGCCGTTACCGCCCAAAAATTGCAGCATTAATCATACGTATATTATAGCATGGATGAATTCTACTATGATATACTCATACTGCATCTAAGAGTTGTAAAGTATTAGATCAATGAAGTCATTGCTTGTTCCAGAGATAGTAAATATTGCAGTCTGTTGGTTCTAAATAACTTTTGCGCTTATTCTCCTTAAGGGTTAAGAAATCTGGTCAAATTGAATGAGTTATTTTTTACTGGAATTTTCTAATTAACATTGCATTTGATAGTTATCTTTTAAGTTGTACGTTACTGAAATTTATTTGACGCGACAGCAATAAATTTACTTATTTTCTTTTGTCCAAATACATTTTTTCGgtaattaaaagttttgttttacgaAATCAcactttttgaaaaataaagctTCTAAAACAACTATCATTTAAAACCAGAACCCGGTAAGTTATGAGCCAGGTATTCCGAAGGCAGTTTTGTTTGCTTAAATACACAGTAGTCTGGTGCGAGTCTATGTCCTGTGGTATATAAGCCTTCGCGATCATTATTTCGGCCTTCTCAGTCTAAGGCTGTACGCGTACAGGTGTTCGtcgtttcagttttttttttcgcaacaaaaatattttctgattttatttgaatttccCGATTTAGTTCTCGTTATGAACTCCGCCCTAATTGGTATGAATACCAAACTGTTACGTAAAATTTtggtgagtttttttttatttgttgccaTTTACTAGTgcgaaaatatatttgttatagtgttttatttttgtattattaccatgtgtatattatgttatttatttttttatgttaatgcGTTTTCTAACATGGGCgcttagttttaattttgaaattttacgcttagttgttttttaaatacagcGTTAATTAtgttacaatgttttttattgtaaatccTATTGTACTtaagattttaatatataccATGAAAAAGtgatagttaaaataaattgattaggtaaaataaaccttttcttataataaaaattatttgtttttttaaaatgaaaatcttttttttataaaggcaTAATTATGTACTTATATTTGCATAGAATGCACAGAGTGGATAATGGGTGGCTAAAGCGAATTACTGAAACTTTGGAAGATATTAATTTGACGAAACAATATTTCGCCAAACTTAGCATGCACTGCGCCCACTCGTGGCCAACATTTTCTACACCCAAATCATCTAAACGTCGCTGTTCATCCActaaagaaaatgtttaacagCGCCCTCTGACGATCTTTGGTAAATGCCTCATAGAAATCTTTTAATaacttgaattttatttttaacctgTGGAATAGATATTATTTGACGTAAGACTTGTATAAATGTTTctgtttatgtatattttagtGCAAACTTTGTCACTTAAGTGTAACACGCTTCGATTATTCTACCGTTTGTAATTGCataacatttatatacaataGTTGCTATACTCATTCATATTATAGTTGGGTGAAGGAAGATTGGTCActttttcatacttttttcttctcctatttggtggtaaataatgaacattcaaagaattataaaaccgtatcctgacgacACACATATAtcgttattaattatttaaaacacaatcaggatatttggataccccaccctactatataatgatatatggtaaaaatataacaaaataaatcatttattttaggAATGTGCTTCTAAATGAACCTTGCTCTGCATATAGTTCCAGTTCATTCTCGTTCATTCCCCTAAGCAACACCTCTCTgtacaaacaaagttattcaCACCCCTGCAATACTAACAAACCGATCAGCCGATTCTGTAGGCTACTGTGTACGTAACGTGAGGGGTTACTTTgtgaaaaatttaatgaacAAAATTCATATACATCATGATTCGtatgttttaagttaaaatttccgaaacgttttttacatttgaaatAAGCGACACTTTGTTTTCGAAGTATCTGCATTTTCCTTTGCAGGATTTGACCCCTTTCGTTAAAACAGTCGTTCCACCCCTTGTTTTACGTCGAAAACAATTAAACCAATTTTGTTATTGCCGACTTTAGCAAGACTTAACCGGTTAAAACCGCTTTTAGCAGGGGGTTCcagaaaatatttacctgaaTTACATATTTGCCTGCATGAGTTTTAGGAAAATGTTCTATTCTTGTAGTTTGCTTTGCGTGTTACCGAATAACtcttataaaacagaatttttgcctaaaattttaaatcttctaattctatttttttatggttttgCATCATTTTTCCCTAAACCTAAATTCGAGAAAAAATGCTTATTTGTACCAATGTCAAAGCGCAATTATCTTACGCCAGATTGgcaataattaaacacaaacaactCACGTTGAAGGTAATGAAGATGATTTGCTTACATGATTTTATTTGGCCAACACTGATCATTACAGCAGCAGTGTTTGTTCTGTAACTATTTAACTTTCCGATACAAATTATTAAGTGTTTGCGAAACAACACGGACGATGGTTCATAGCCAGATAAAGCAAATATGAAGTGTTGTACGTCGTCTTTCGGAACCAAACACTGCTCGTGTAAGTCCATATACCTTAATTAATAACGGATGAACTTACATGAGGCTACATACGACACATGTGGAAATATTGCCCCGTCAGCAAATTTTAGCAGCTGTGTAGCACTAAAATAGCTGCAGCAAATTGTACTGTAATTTATGCTAATTATCTGacttatataattctgtaataaagtgggtggggaaagatgggccgcttttcattttattttctcgtaaaaaagcacattcaaagatttataaaactgcattctcacgactaccatgaaacgttgttaattttacgacttccatagactgtttgtttttttcctgttcaaaacacaatcaggatatttggacattatatACTAGAcctgtcccgtctttccccaaccCACCctaatacaataaatatatcatataaaataaattaaagggAGGGTCGTGTCACTTGTGTGTAATACTGTCTGGTCTCCTGTGCATATTTAAAACGTtctttacaattaaaaaaaatattttgaggCTGTAATGTGccattaaactttttgaattaATTCTCCTTTTGTGTTTTCACATCAATATACTAAGAATTTAAAGCACACAATGACTAACACGGATATTACACAATTTACCGCTGTTAGATCCGAGATTTCCGTTTCGTATGTGTATTCGTTTGGAATTATAGTTTTATGCGCCTGAGAAACATGCGACGCGAGGCGAACTGATACGAAATTTAATGGTATCGCAGCAGTTTACACAAAACCATTGCTCAGTACAATATTGTTCTAGCGACCGGTAATTGCGATTCATAATCACGAGCGATTGTTTCCCTTGAAATCTCGACCTTTTAGAATTTAGACAGAATCATCTAGTTTCCCATGCAATAGCGTTCACGGCCAGCAGCAGTGCATACAGCAGTCGCCTATATGCTTCCGAATTAGCAGAAAGGCAAAATATTTCTGTAGTTTTCCGTTCGAGTACATATGGTAATACACAGTTTATGGTTAGAATAATTATAGATTAGAATATATTCACTAAGATATAATCCTCGTGATGTTTCAATAGCAAAAATATGGGACAGTGGTGAAAATATACCATATACTTAGTAAGCTAtcttcatttttattataaatcgAATGTAAACCGCCTAAATCTTGTTCAACTGAAAGTTTGTATATTAAGAAAAAGAGAAAGCATAACATGAGCAACAAAAATCGATCTGTATATGTTGCATGTATTGATTCAGCGTTAGGTCACGAACAGTGCACTCGCGAGTCTATGCTCATTTGCTTTGACTCGAAAACGACAGGGGTGTTTGACACATGTTGGATCTATCTTAAAGTTCTCCGTCGGTTTGTTTGTTCCTTTCCAGTGGTATCAAACTTGTATGTCAGGCAGGCTCGACTTACGTCACGACGCTTGGAAAATTACAGAAGATTGGGCAACCGTGTTTCGCTGCGTTTTAGCTGACGCATGGACTCTCgccttttctttttttctttagtgGAAAGAGCGTGCTTGGCTCGTGCTCATTACTCAGGGAAATTTATGGTGCGTCACTTTAAGTAAAAGAACTGCTTCATTCATTCACGCACGGCGTGATGCAATATAAAACAAGCTGATTGGAACTCGAGTGGCATTCTGAGGCGAGGCACTTGTCggcaaatgttataaaatggCTGTAGCACGCACCCAGAATTCAGTCTCTGGCAACAAGCTGTCCAGTTCGGTAAAATGAAGCGACTTCACAAAGTGTGAAAGCAACTTACATCGAGCATTGCGTGAAAGTGGGGTTTGTTTGAGGTTGAATGAGACTCTATTATAATCCtgttcaaaataatttataatattcaTCACTTTTAAAAAGCTTGTTTAATTTACGTTTCAGATATTGAAAATCAAACTAACttgctttgtttaattttaacggAAAAACAAAATGACCGAAGTTGTCCCGGACCACAAATGGCGCCGTCCATCCACTGACGCATCGAGGAAATCACTTGAGAGAGTCCAAAACATCATAGGTGACTTCGACGCCGACCATACGATGAAATATTACGACTACTGGTCTGAACATTACGAGCAAGACCTCGAGGTTAGTTTCGATTTCAATACCCCCACAATTTCTCAAAAGTTTAATTCAAATAGTTGGACGAAATCTCGGTTTCAATATgacatttaaatgaaatattacttGTGCTGCATTGTAGACATAATGGTTCGAAATCTCATGTACAAAAAGGCTGTACTTTATTTCGAGGGCGGCGGCTTTCTCTGCCAGGCATATATACCTTTGGGTTAAATTTTATGCCATTCttacttgtttgttttttttgtatattttttagaatttagatTACAAAGTGCCTGACTTCATGGCAGAATCGTTGTTCAGCTTCTTGAGTCCAAGTAACTGGACTGATAAGTCGTTCACCGTGTTAGATATTGGAGCAGGTGAGGATTTGAAACTGCTggcttgtttttaattattaatggtTGCGAAGCGCTTGTATAAAACGCGTTGTTTATAAATGAACGTTGAACTGAAGTTCACctagtatagtactgtgggaaaagatggggtACTGTTAGAACCACATTTCCGTATTTCAggatcgtatttttaacaattaacaacgctcttttagagttacGGGCGGTTATGTAAtcttgtaaatattctttgtttaccaccaaattgaACGTGAAAAAAACACCGAAAATGTCCCACTTTACCTCATCCTTACATATCATATTATCAGTAAACTTTTAACGccttttggttatttttaagGTACCGGGCAAATGGCGATTGCTCTATCGAAGATTCAGTACGCTGGTTTGATTGATGCGCTGGACGGTAACAGCTTAATGTTAAAGAAAGCACAGAGCAAGAACCTGTACAGGTATAACATGTGCTTTCACGCGTGTTGAGGGTAAAGTTCACGCCACGTTTTATTTGATAAGTTCATTCTACcacattgtaaatatatataaagtcgCCGTTTAATTTATAACTAGTTTGACATCATCAAAAAGGCTGTGATCGGCGACactttatgtttgtatttcgCTTCACACTGTTTACTGTCGAACCCGCATTCTCTTAACATCTaatgtgtgtttttgttaCAGAAACCTCACTCGTCATTTACTGACCACTGAAAGTCCGCTCCCTCACGATAGTAACGCGTATAACGTAGTTGTGTGCTGCTGTGCAATGGTGCCTGCTCTCATACAACCTGAATGCCTCCCAGTAAGTAGTCTTTTGCACGAAAATCTTTTACTGGTAATTTTCCATAGCCATGCTAAACCGCCATGGCCTAAATCTATATCAAAAAGATACGGTTGTTGGCAGGCCCATATTGTTTAATCAAACTGTTTGATTAGCACGATTTGACTCCGTGATTACTTTAGGAGTCAGTTCTAAAACCTGTGGGAAAATTTCGAATTTTAGAATGTATTGCTAAACGGATGCGATAAAACATGTACGTAGTTGTATGTGGTTTAACTGTGTGCTTACCTATATAGGATATGGTACGTGTTGTCAAGTGTGGCGGTCTTCTGTACTTCACAACCAGAGCAACTGACGGGAACAACAGTTTTCGAGCGCGAGTGGACGAGCAATTGAACAGAATGTACGAATCCGGTTTAATCCGGTTTAAATCAGAAGCCGTCATTCCGCAATACAGTTGGCCGGTTGAGGAAATTGGAGAAGATGGCCAAAAGCATTTCATCGCTGCAGTTGCCATTTGCGTTGAAAAGATAAAGTCCTCAGATTAAATTACCTATATTTTTCATACGCAGAATGGCCGTTTAACTTTCCCTcttatttctttaatattttttcctaatAATACGTTTATTAAACCCGCAGAGTGACTTGTGTACAGCGTTCACGTTTAACGAATATATTATGTCCTATTCAATAGCTATGCGAAGTTTGCAGTAATATGTAAGTGTATatacgtttatatatatattaagctGGTGTTGAAATATGTGTCAAAGCGCTGGAAGTTtcgaaaataaaaactactcAGAATTCGGTGTAATTTAGTTGAGTAGATTCTAGAAAAATCGCAAGCTTCTCTGATTAGGCGCCTGCTATGCACGCTTGAAGCAGGGACGCTGATTGGCGAGTAAAACAAGCAGACTGCAGTCAAGACGTTTTATTATTATCTTGCTCAGTTACTCAGTACCACCAAGACAGAAAGGTAGGTTGAAGAGAAACGAAAGATTAGGAATAAAGTAATAACAGTTTAAGTTAATGTAATAGTGTTAAGAGTTTtaggttaatttaaaatagagCATCAATTTCCTAAAACGGAAGTGTACGAGTACCAGCTTAACGTAATAAATACTTGATATCGGTTCAGTATTGCAATGTTAAGAGTAAATGAAAGGTTCATTTAGTGAAAACacaaataagaaaatagagAGAAGGCGAAGTGCGAACTTGGGCGCTCTTACGCCGTCTGGCGGTAAGTCTATATGAAAGTACGAGCTGAATCCTTCAGGCGTTTTTCGGGTAATTTCCAGGTTGAATAACTTGTAGCAACTTCTGTAGAAACACGGTGGCTGGCCCTGtgtgaaaaataatttagtgTTTGCAAACACATgtgttctttattttttatttattgttaggTCGGGAATAAGGAAGGCTCTCATTCTCTTATCTTCACCttacttggtagtaaacaagtaaTACATACatagttatataaccgtagacTCGCTACTCTAAAAcacgttgttaactgttaaaacacgattgggaaatatAATATCTGGGTGCTAATAGTATCCCACCTTATCACACAGTATCACATTAACTAAAGTATAATGGTAAAACAGACtgcaattttacaaattctttTAGATAACTCACTGAAACACGTAGCGTTGATTCCATAATGTATGAAAGGaacgtaaaataaaattccacTGGCAATAAATAAAGTTGCGTATAGATATTCCCAAGCTGGCTGAGAAACAATAGGGTAGATGATAAGGTACAATGCAACAAGTACAACGATCACAGGGATAAAGATGGGGACCTGTAATGAAAAAACACGCAACTTATACGTTGGTTAAATTAAACGTAAAGCGTAACTGATGTATAATACATACTGATCCGGGTCATAGGTTAACTCTAGCTTATATCCAAGGTCCCATGGAAACTATAGGCGCTGAagtatcaaaaacaaaatcaaacacaaagttaaaaagtgtggtaactcgtaagcacacgagaataaaaaagaaacggTGCAAAAAATACGCTTCGGATGAGTGCGGTCGTACGAAGGACTTGAATGGGCTTTCCGGGAGTTGGGGCAATGGGCttaatctggcctaaattccaggtacttcaaaatgacgtcacccataaagaaaaaagggtaggggaagatgggacaccttttagtagtaaacgagaaacatttaaatagttataaaactgcatcctcacgactcccatagaccgttgttaatttatatacgatcatgttatttaaatattatgtgctaaagatttCCTATCTTTACGTTACAGAAAAAAAGTCTGTTGCCCAACTTACTTTATAAGGTCGCTTTCGCTCCGGTTGTTTCCACCTCAGTACAAGTAAAGCAAGTGCGGAACCACCGTGAAACATCCACATACTAAACGAGAAATAATTCACAAGAGAGTCGAAGTCATTTGGAATGAGAACGGCAAGTGCAATGGCGGTCTGCAAAGGTGAGCagctaaattaaaaaaaatatttttttatttatttatagagtgggggaagatgggacatctttagaacatactatctaaatattctgatagtgttttaaacaattaacaacggcctatggaagtcatgaaaatacggttatatgagtttttgaatgttctttgtttactactaaatggaaagagaaaatagaattgaagggtgttccatcttcctctaccctactgtataaaaaagttttagggACTTTGGTTTACATGATTAAATGGTCACACGTGGTCCACTCAATACATATGTGTAAGCCAGCATGGATCAAGCTAAAATTGTAAGTgatttgttaatgttttaatacttACGTTAAACAAGACAGCAGGCACCGGTGTAAGTCTCTTCGTGTGAACCATCGCTAGAACTTCGGGCATGTGACCGTTTCTTGCGGCCGTGTAGATTATTCtgtgtaaatataaacaactttcACCGGCGGTAGTATTTTTTACACGCATCggtttaaaactatttctgTCTATATACCACAATTTTAAATGGACTGTAAAAATAGGCCATTTATGAACTAATTTCTAGATACCTTTGCGTGCATCGCCGCattttacccatatagaaGCACATGTTTGACCGAAGCCGAATTTTACGCGTCTTTAACCAGatgtaaaaagtttatatCAAATATTATACCTTGGTCCAGTTATAATGTACCCGTTTATGCTGCCAAATGTGGATATAGCGACACCTAGCGGAATAATCCATGCCATGCTTCCCAGCAGTTTGACACCGAAAGTctgaaatgttttaatttaattttccattcaatatgatgtcataatgtatgacgtcatatagttACCACGGCGACGGCACGTGATGCCATCATCTCGGTCATCGTAAGCCCAGCCAGATATGCGATGTTCGTCATGACATACACCAGCATAACAAGGGGTATCCCGATCATAATAGCTCGGGGGAGGTTCCTGTATGAGGTTAAAATACCATtctttataatatacatgatAAGATGCAGCTAAATCCTAGGCGCCAAACCCATCATAGGCCTATCCTGACAGTTGCTGCACTGCTGTAATCAGTAATCATTGGCatcacatttgtttaaaaataatgcacATTGAACTGTCCCCGACTCTCCGGCATTATAAAAAGACCGCGTAATAGACCGCGTAAAAATTACGAAGGGATGACATCTTTTTTCTTAATGCGCATTTCATTAATACTCTCAAATAAGGTAGGTTTCTATATCAGTTATCAACAGTCAGCTCACACTGAAGGATTCTTTAATTCCTCTGTAATATAATTAAGTTGATTCCATCCGTCATAAGCCCAGAACCCCTGGTAGAATGACGTACCAACTGTAGACCATTTTACTTCGCCAGTGAAACTGTTGTTCAGATTTTCGGTCATCCCTATGAATGCGAAAcgtaatgtaacttaaataAGCAATTAAGCAACtgaaaatcaataaaacgttAGCAGTTTCTTAAgataaataatacaataacattttttaagaaattagTTTGTTACACATTTTCTGATCTGTAGTTGCATAAATGCAAgtgtttgtagtttttaatcATTATTGTATTGCGTATACTACTATGGGATAAAATTGGATACCGTGTGCACTTAAATTATGTGTTTCCCGGTCGAGTTTTGAActacgctattttagagtcgcggggcTAAACGGTTAATTAAAtctgtaaattatatttttactaccGAAAAGGACGAAAAAGGAGAATAGTtgcatattttctttttattaataaaccaGTATGACTTCCTATGGGTTATTGGTTACTTCCAGATATTAAACAAAGCTTGTTTTACCTGCAGATAAGGCGTAAAATCCAGCTccaataatcaccaacaaggCAGTTAGTTTGGCAATAGTAAAACAGATTTGAATTCGTTCAGCAACTTTCACGCTGATGCAGTTTATGCAAGTAACGAAagctatataaaaatatgtaggGTAAAAAATGcatgtatatacataaacataaatatatatagtagggtggggtaagatgggacacctttaccacataatatccaaacattctgatcgtgttgtaaacaatt
Proteins encoded in this window:
- the LOC100177375 gene encoding uncharacterized protein LOC100177375; protein product: MTEVVPDHKWRRPSTDASRKSLERVQNIIGDFDADHTMKYYDYWSEHYEQDLENLDYKVPDFMAESLFSFLSPSNWTDKSFTVLDIGAGTGQMAIALSKIQYAGLIDALDGNSLMLKKAQSKNLYRNLTRHLLTTESPLPHDSNAYNVVVCCCAMVPALIQPECLPDMVRVVKCGGLLYFTTRATDGNNSFRARVDEQLNRMYESGLIRFKSEAVIPQYSWPVEEIGEDGQKHFIAAVAICVEKIKSSD
- the LOC100179719 gene encoding b(0,+)-type amino acid transporter 1-like, which gives rise to MVGASLLIWVACGLIATCGSLTYAELGTMIPQSGAEYPYLKEAFGPIPAFLFAWTSSIVLKPSAVAIIGLVFGEYLIRPFFENCQDVPSDAVKLAAATCIAFVTCINCISVKVAERIQICFTIAKLTALLVIIGAGFYALSAGMTENLNNSFTGEVKWSTVGTSFYQGFWAYDGWNQLNYITEELKNPSVNLPRAIMIGIPLVMLVYVMTNIAYLAGLTMTEMMASRAVAVTFGVKLLGSMAWIIPLGVAISTFGSINGYIITGPRIIYTAARNGHMPEVLAMVHTKRLTPVPAVLFNTAIALAVLIPNDFDSLVNYFSFSMWMFHGGSALALLVLRWKQPERKRPYKVPIFIPVIVVLVALYLIIYPIVSQPAWEYLYATLFIASGILFYVPFIHYGINATCFRPATVFLQKLLQVIQPGNYPKNA